A genomic region of Erythrobacter sp. SCSIO 43205 contains the following coding sequences:
- a CDS encoding GNAT family N-acetyltransferase — translation MNNVPTLKTDRFTMRPLRRGDEVALFPTMSDEEQSLYLTRPKFDSEEELWEWFADPTWDGRTWIAVDSAGMVVGRFVASPGHGSDETHGPVFEIGYITAKHAQGAGVARECTEALINQLWQEGARKLTAEVDTRNEPSVRLLESLGFTREAHLREHEVTHIGLCDVYWYGKLRSD, via the coding sequence GTGAATAACGTCCCGACGCTGAAAACCGACCGCTTCACCATGCGCCCGTTAAGGCGCGGGGATGAGGTCGCGTTGTTCCCCACCATGTCGGATGAGGAGCAGAGCCTTTACCTCACCCGGCCCAAATTCGACAGCGAAGAGGAGCTGTGGGAATGGTTCGCGGACCCGACATGGGACGGCCGCACGTGGATCGCGGTCGATAGCGCGGGCATGGTCGTTGGGCGATTTGTTGCCAGCCCCGGTCACGGCTCGGACGAGACCCACGGCCCCGTGTTCGAGATCGGATATATCACCGCCAAACACGCTCAAGGGGCAGGGGTAGCGCGCGAGTGCACCGAGGCGCTGATCAACCAACTCTGGCAAGAGGGCGCGCGCAAGCTCACCGCCGAAGTCGACACCCGCAACGAGCCTTCCGTACGCCTTCTGGAAAGCCTCGGCTTCACCCGAGAGGCGCATTTGCGCGAGCATGAGGTGACCCATATTGGCTTATGCGATGTCTATTGGTACGGGAAATTGCGCTCCGATTGA
- a CDS encoding FkbM family methyltransferase: MLISGNDTGITPHLIRDGYFDRAITDMIQDLLEPGMTFLDIGANFGTYTLIGAESVGRGGRVIAVEPAGEIGFMLAENVAMNGYVGMTSVERCAVGDEPGTITLYEFSSRQGGNTVIPVVAQAANETYGETVTTREVPCRTLDEIIASHGLDRVDLMKIDVEGFEYQAFCGAREMMTRYRPRVIMEWLGGFYKAREETGRALWNLLVDDFGYSLRRIEGNATTRPITYDELSQIEHSDLLAEPKS, from the coding sequence ATGCTGATCAGTGGCAATGATACAGGGATCACCCCGCACCTCATACGCGACGGCTATTTTGACCGCGCGATCACTGATATGATCCAGGACTTGCTTGAACCGGGCATGACCTTCCTCGACATTGGCGCAAACTTTGGCACCTACACGCTGATCGGCGCGGAAAGTGTTGGCCGCGGCGGCCGCGTGATTGCGGTCGAACCGGCGGGCGAAATCGGCTTTATGCTCGCCGAAAATGTCGCCATGAACGGCTATGTTGGCATGACCAGCGTTGAACGCTGCGCGGTCGGGGATGAACCGGGCACGATTACGCTTTATGAATTTTCATCACGGCAGGGCGGGAACACGGTGATCCCGGTGGTCGCTCAGGCTGCGAACGAAACCTATGGGGAGACGGTGACCACGCGCGAGGTGCCGTGCCGGACGCTTGATGAAATCATCGCAAGCCATGGGCTTGACCGGGTCGACCTGATGAAGATCGACGTTGAAGGCTTTGAATATCAGGCATTTTGCGGTGCGCGTGAGATGATGACCCGTTACCGCCCGCGCGTGATCATGGAATGGCTGGGCGGCTTCTATAAAGCCCGTGAGGAAACGGGCCGCGCCTTGTGGAATTTGCTGGTGGACGATTTTGGTTACAGCTTGCGCCGTATCGAAGGCAATGCAACAACCCGGCCTATAACATATGACGAGCTGTCACAGATCGAACATTCCGACCTGCTCGCCGAACCAAAGAGCTAA
- a CDS encoding TylF/MycF/NovP-related O-methyltransferase — protein sequence MNHYTTDLSLDPYEVENAFYLRSDPTRLAKLLAHYELYRKITHLPGLIVEAGVYKGASLMRFAAFREALETPHSRRIVGFDAFGAFPRDGVSGESDKAFIERFEDAGGHGISKSELEAALEAKGYGKVDLIAGDVFETVPQFLSDRPHTRIALLHLDMDVYEPTAFVIEKALPHMVPGGLIVFDDYGMVEGATRAGDELAKRIGASWRKLSHYEVPAFLEIA from the coding sequence TTGAACCACTATACGACTGATCTGTCGCTTGACCCGTATGAGGTTGAAAACGCCTTCTATCTTAGAAGCGATCCGACCCGCCTTGCCAAATTGCTGGCCCATTATGAGCTTTATCGCAAGATCACTCATCTGCCGGGATTGATCGTCGAAGCGGGCGTTTACAAGGGCGCATCGCTAATGCGCTTTGCCGCCTTTCGCGAAGCTCTTGAAACTCCGCACAGTCGCAGGATTGTGGGCTTCGATGCCTTTGGCGCATTTCCGCGCGACGGTGTCTCAGGCGAAAGCGACAAAGCCTTTATCGAGCGCTTCGAAGACGCCGGCGGTCACGGCATCAGCAAATCCGAGCTTGAGGCCGCGCTGGAGGCAAAAGGTTACGGCAAAGTGGACCTCATCGCTGGCGATGTGTTCGAAACCGTGCCGCAATTTTTGAGCGATAGGCCGCACACGCGCATTGCTCTCCTGCACCTTGATATGGATGTGTATGAACCAACCGCTTTCGTGATCGAAAAGGCTTTGCCGCACATGGTGCCGGGCGGTCTGATCGTGTTTGATGACTATGGCATGGTCGAAGGCGCAACGCGCGCAGGCGATGAATTGGCGAAGCGCATCGGTGCAAGCTGGCGCAAACTGTCCCATTACGAAGTGCCCGCTTTCCTTGAAATTGCGTAG
- a CDS encoding copper resistance protein B gives MKRTIWLASAALIASPLAAQDHSGHSGHSGHQSHSAHANNGEHSKTEAEAVDHCAIGHLPPEQCPPKDEHAGHGPMDHGAMDHSKMDHGAMDHSGMGNGATNDSSTKHSTMDHSKMNHGAMDHSQHGETPDKSVPGAAREGAVPARAFEGPRHAADAIWGAAAMQPSRKNLARENGGMRTGSVLIERLEARIATDGGEDGYVWDAQAFYGGDLNRFVLKTEGEGEFGGELEDAEIQALYSRAIGPFFDLQAGLRLDAEPDTRSHLVVGVQGLAPYMFHVDGALFLSDRGDLTARLEGEYDQRITQRLIVQPRLEVELSAQDIRERGIGAGITKIEPGVRLRYEIEREFAPYIGLEYEAKLGETADIARSASEDPDGLKVVIGLRAWF, from the coding sequence ATGAAGCGGACGATCTGGCTTGCAAGCGCTGCACTGATCGCTAGCCCCCTCGCCGCGCAGGACCATAGCGGGCATAGTGGTCATAGCGGGCACCAGAGCCACAGCGCACACGCCAATAACGGCGAACACAGCAAAACCGAGGCCGAGGCGGTCGACCACTGCGCCATAGGCCATTTGCCCCCCGAACAGTGCCCACCCAAGGATGAGCACGCAGGGCATGGTCCCATGGATCACGGCGCGATGGATCATTCCAAGATGGACCACGGCGCAATGGATCATAGTGGGATGGGCAATGGCGCGACGAATGATAGCTCGACGAAGCACAGCACGATGGATCATTCGAAAATGAACCACGGTGCCATGGATCATAGCCAGCACGGTGAAACACCGGACAAGTCTGTGCCCGGCGCTGCGCGCGAAGGTGCTGTACCCGCCAGAGCGTTCGAGGGGCCGCGCCATGCCGCCGACGCCATCTGGGGCGCGGCAGCGATGCAGCCCAGCCGCAAAAACCTTGCCCGCGAGAACGGCGGAATGCGCACCGGCAGCGTCCTTATCGAACGGCTCGAAGCGCGCATTGCCACTGATGGCGGCGAAGACGGCTATGTCTGGGATGCACAGGCGTTCTACGGCGGCGACCTGAACCGCTTCGTGTTAAAAACAGAGGGAGAAGGCGAGTTCGGCGGCGAGCTGGAGGATGCCGAAATCCAAGCGCTTTACAGCCGCGCCATCGGCCCGTTCTTTGATTTGCAAGCCGGTTTGCGCCTCGACGCAGAGCCCGATACCCGCAGCCATCTGGTTGTCGGTGTGCAAGGCCTCGCGCCCTATATGTTCCATGTCGATGGCGCGCTGTTCCTGTCGGACCGGGGTGATCTCACTGCACGTCTCGAAGGCGAATACGATCAGAGGATTACTCAAAGGCTGATTGTGCAGCCGCGTCTTGAAGTTGAATTGTCAGCGCAAGACATTCGCGAACGCGGGATTGGCGCAGGGATTACCAAGATCGAACCGGGCGTGCGCCTGCGCTACGAGATCGAACGCGAGTTCGCGCCCTACATCGGCCTCGAATACGAGGCGAAGCTTGGGGAAACCGCTGACATAGCCAGATCCGCTAGCGAAGACCCGGATGGGTTGAAGGTTGTGATCGGCCTGAGGGCTTGGTTCTAG
- a CDS encoding metal-sensitive transcriptional regulator, protein MSEDTSAKLNRLKRIEGQVRGVAQMVEDDRYCIDILHQIAAIKSALTKVETQVLKDHAACCVAQAIASGDEGEQREKFEELVDLLERTRK, encoded by the coding sequence ATGTCTGAAGATACGAGCGCCAAGTTGAACCGGCTTAAAAGAATCGAGGGCCAGGTGCGCGGCGTTGCGCAAATGGTCGAGGATGATCGCTACTGCATCGACATCCTGCACCAGATTGCTGCGATCAAGTCTGCCTTGACCAAGGTTGAGACGCAGGTTTTGAAAGACCACGCGGCTTGCTGTGTCGCCCAAGCAATCGCCAGCGGTGACGAGGGCGAGCAGCGCGAGAAATTTGAGGAACTCGTGGACCTGTTGGAGAGGACAAGGAAGTAG
- a CDS encoding LysR family transcriptional regulator: MKRTHLPLNALRVYDAAARHLSFTRAADELAVTPAAVGQQIRALEDHLGVVLFRRTSKGLELTPEGEAGLDPLREGFLRFEESVAAMQAGQASDRYTIAAPREFYASWLAPRIAPFQASTPGVQYILAPDEASDFTEANLDLAIRFIAGPGELQGVQLAPALQVSVAAPDARDAWIDWPEAGLPEGTKPCVKTASAGQAMSSALAGMGRTVLPLALVERALEDGRLVALDDPVEAKRAYWLVAPVPQWRSKKVKALVAFLTGE, translated from the coding sequence GTGAAACGCACCCATCTCCCCTTGAACGCCCTGCGGGTCTATGATGCCGCTGCACGCCACCTTTCGTTTACGCGCGCGGCTGATGAACTGGCCGTGACACCGGCGGCCGTGGGGCAGCAGATCCGCGCGCTCGAAGATCATTTGGGCGTGGTGCTGTTCCGCCGTACGTCCAAGGGGCTGGAACTTACGCCAGAGGGTGAGGCGGGGCTTGACCCGTTGCGCGAGGGGTTCCTGCGCTTTGAGGAAAGCGTGGCGGCGATGCAGGCGGGGCAGGCGAGCGATCGTTATACCATTGCCGCGCCGCGCGAATTTTATGCCTCGTGGCTGGCGCCGCGGATTGCTCCGTTTCAGGCGTCAACTCCGGGGGTGCAGTACATCCTTGCGCCCGATGAGGCGTCCGATTTTACTGAGGCAAACCTGGACCTCGCGATCCGCTTTATCGCGGGGCCGGGGGAATTGCAGGGGGTGCAGCTTGCGCCTGCGCTTCAGGTGAGCGTTGCCGCGCCCGACGCGCGCGATGCGTGGATTGACTGGCCCGAAGCTGGCCTGCCGGAAGGGACGAAACCTTGCGTCAAAACGGCAAGCGCGGGTCAGGCGATGAGCTCGGCACTGGCAGGGATGGGGCGCACGGTCCTGCCGCTGGCTTTGGTGGAGCGCGCGCTGGAGGATGGGCGACTGGTCGCGTTGGATGATCCGGTGGAGGCCAAGCGCGCCTATTGGCTGGTCGCGCCCGTGCCGCAATGGCGATCCAAGAAGGTGAAGGCGCTGGTGGCGTTCCTCACCGGTGAATAA
- a CDS encoding DapH/DapD/GlmU-related protein: MLAKIRTRLYIARQGFTRAYLTHVWGMTIGEGVRISRKANLDYTHPKGVHIGDFTIVTPGVHIFTHDFVKREHVSTHIGSNCFIGAGAIILPGVTIGDHCVIAAGSVVTQDVPARSLVGGNPAKVLKSGIKTGPYGIMGNLQPHELAKFEGDHEG, encoded by the coding sequence ATGCTCGCGAAAATTCGCACCCGATTGTACATCGCCCGCCAAGGGTTCACCCGCGCTTATCTGACCCATGTGTGGGGCATGACCATTGGCGAAGGCGTGCGGATCTCTCGCAAGGCGAACCTTGATTACACCCACCCAAAGGGCGTCCACATCGGCGATTTCACCATCGTCACGCCCGGCGTCCACATCTTCACCCACGATTTTGTCAAGCGCGAACACGTCTCCACCCACATCGGCTCCAACTGCTTTATCGGCGCAGGCGCGATCATCCTGCCCGGAGTGACCATCGGCGACCACTGCGTTATCGCCGCGGGCAGCGTTGTTACGCAGGACGTGCCCGCGCGCAGCCTTGTCGGCGGCAACCCTGCCAAGGTTCTCAAAAGCGGGATCAAAACCGGCCCCTATGGCATTATGGGCAATCTCCAGCCGCATGAACTCGCCAAGTTTGAGGGGGATCACGAGGGCTAG
- a CDS encoding copper resistance system multicopper oxidase translates to MTDLSRRTLISSTAALAAASSLPMPAWARGGSMAHAQKGFGDLSGEDINLAIGDAHFATGGRSGHAFAVNGTVPGPLIRLREGQNVRLHVTNNLDEDSSIHWHGLLLPFQFDGVPGVSFPGIKPGETFTYEFPVRQNGTYWWHSHSGLQEQAGHYGPIIIESAEPDPRYDRDYVVLLSEFTPIHPHQIMRLLKVGEHYFQNQMQSATEGEMSGEMRRMWGQMRMNPRDIADVTGQTYTYLINGHGPTDDLQLEFKPGERVRLRVINGSAMTFFNVRIPGVPLTVIQADGQDVDEVEVDEFQIGVAETYDVIVAPKDGSHAIVAEAMDRSGMGVASLTSDPGHIATPPPLRKIPTLTMTDMGMMDHSAHAGHDMGGDMGDMEHNMRDTSLLPADVKAGPGLDMVAPMPKDRMDFAGLGLDKVQHRVLRYTDLKAKRMNPHREVEREMEIHLTGNMERYMWSFDGKKFTSVTDDPIRFGYDERVRVKLVNQTMMAHPIHLHGHFFEMVNGADHLHQPLKHTMVVQPGGTATFDLTANEPGDWAFHCHLLYHMHAGMMQVVTVRPFPDGEA, encoded by the coding sequence ATGACTGACCTCTCCCGCCGCACACTGATTTCCAGCACCGCTGCTTTGGCCGCAGCAAGCTCGCTTCCAATGCCCGCTTGGGCGCGTGGGGGCTCGATGGCTCACGCGCAAAAGGGATTTGGCGATCTGTCGGGTGAGGACATCAACCTTGCAATTGGTGATGCCCATTTCGCAACCGGCGGGCGATCGGGCCACGCTTTTGCCGTGAACGGCACAGTGCCCGGCCCACTGATCCGCCTGCGCGAAGGGCAAAATGTTCGCCTGCACGTGACCAATAATCTGGATGAGGATTCCTCGATCCACTGGCACGGGCTGCTCCTGCCCTTCCAATTCGACGGCGTTCCCGGCGTCAGCTTCCCCGGCATCAAACCGGGCGAAACCTTCACCTATGAATTCCCCGTGCGGCAAAACGGCACCTATTGGTGGCACTCGCACTCCGGTCTTCAGGAACAGGCGGGGCATTACGGCCCGATCATCATTGAAAGCGCTGAGCCCGACCCGCGTTATGACCGCGACTATGTGGTGTTGCTGTCAGAGTTCACGCCCATCCACCCGCACCAGATCATGCGCCTTTTAAAGGTTGGTGAGCACTACTTCCAGAACCAGATGCAGAGCGCGACCGAAGGCGAGATGTCGGGCGAGATGCGGCGGATGTGGGGCCAGATGCGGATGAACCCGCGCGATATCGCCGATGTGACGGGGCAAACCTACACCTATCTCATCAACGGGCACGGCCCGACCGACGATTTGCAATTGGAGTTCAAACCGGGCGAGCGCGTGCGCCTGCGCGTCATCAATGGCAGCGCCATGACCTTCTTTAACGTCCGTATCCCCGGCGTGCCGTTGACCGTTATTCAGGCCGACGGACAGGATGTGGACGAGGTCGAGGTCGACGAATTCCAGATTGGTGTCGCTGAAACTTATGACGTGATCGTTGCGCCCAAGGATGGCAGCCACGCTATCGTCGCAGAGGCGATGGATCGCAGCGGCATGGGCGTTGCCAGCCTGACTTCAGACCCCGGCCACATTGCGACGCCTCCGCCGCTGCGCAAGATCCCGACGCTTACCATGACCGACATGGGCATGATGGATCATTCCGCTCACGCAGGGCATGATATGGGCGGGGATATGGGTGATATGGAGCACAATATGCGCGACACATCCCTGCTCCCCGCTGACGTGAAAGCAGGCCCCGGCTTGGACATGGTTGCGCCTATGCCGAAAGACCGGATGGACTTCGCCGGCCTAGGCCTCGACAAGGTCCAGCACCGCGTTCTGCGCTACACCGATCTTAAGGCCAAGCGCATGAACCCCCACCGCGAGGTGGAGCGCGAGATGGAAATCCATCTCACCGGTAATATGGAGCGCTATATGTGGTCCTTCGACGGCAAGAAGTTCACGAGCGTCACCGATGACCCCATCCGCTTTGGCTATGATGAGCGGGTGCGGGTCAAACTGGTCAATCAGACCATGATGGCGCACCCTATCCACCTGCACGGCCATTTCTTTGAGATGGTGAATGGCGCGGACCATCTGCACCAGCCCTTGAAACACACGATGGTGGTGCAACCGGGCGGCACCGCAACTTTTGATCTTACCGCCAATGAGCCGGGCGACTGGGCGTTCCATTGTCACCTTCTATACCATATGCACGCCGGCATGATGCAGGTTGTGACGGTGCGGCCCTTCCCCGACGGTGAGGCGTAA
- the apaG gene encoding Co2+/Mg2+ efflux protein ApaG produces MKELFQHAATTEGITVRVAVNFLPEQSHPEAGKWFWVYHIRIENGSHEEVKLLTRHWRITDARGMVNHVDGDGVVGEQPLLTPGQSHDYVSGCPLTTTHGSMEGFYTFAKADGSHMEVRIPFFPLAAPETADR; encoded by the coding sequence ATGAAAGAACTCTTCCAACACGCAGCCACCACCGAAGGCATTACCGTGCGGGTCGCGGTCAACTTCCTGCCGGAGCAATCGCATCCTGAGGCGGGTAAGTGGTTTTGGGTGTATCACATCCGCATCGAAAACGGCTCTCACGAAGAGGTGAAGCTGCTCACCCGTCACTGGCGCATCACGGATGCGCGCGGGATGGTGAACCATGTCGATGGCGATGGGGTCGTGGGGGAACAACCGCTTCTGACACCGGGGCAAAGCCATGATTACGTCTCTGGCTGTCCGTTGACGACGACCCATGGTTCGATGGAAGGGTTCTATACCTTCGCAAAAGCGGACGGCAGCCACATGGAAGTGCGCATCCCGTTCTTCCCGCTCGCCGCGCCAGAAACGGCAGATCGCTAA
- a CDS encoding ecdysteroid 22-kinase family protein: MRGFPVHPDQVTPDWLNTVVTGSDAGQHGAVTAVAWSPIGTGQVGDSVRFDLTHEGGGTSTLAAKFAAEDETSRTTAKMMRLYEKEVRFYREIAPHLSARVPQTYACEVSEDGGEFILLFEDLGPARGGNQIAGCTIEDARQGIRQAAAIHASTWGRGELIGKEWLKAPEPVIAQLNAMYPHAQATFRERYANVLEPEYMELCERYAPYFAALGEYFKPAQCLVHGDFRLDNMLFDIKGGAEPIAILDWQTVASGRGMSDVAYFLGTGIGNDLRRAHEDELLQLYLDEMNARGVSLTREDIWLDYRIGALSGLSTGVFSAAFVERTQRGDANFLSMVRGACGLALDHGSLDALLEVQK, encoded by the coding sequence ATGAGAGGGTTTCCAGTACATCCCGATCAGGTGACGCCTGATTGGCTCAATACAGTTGTGACTGGCAGTGACGCAGGCCAGCACGGCGCGGTGACTGCGGTCGCATGGTCGCCGATTGGCACAGGGCAGGTGGGCGACAGCGTCCGCTTCGACCTCACCCATGAAGGGGGCGGGACATCCACATTGGCCGCCAAATTCGCCGCCGAGGACGAAACCAGCCGCACCACCGCCAAGATGATGCGCCTTTATGAAAAAGAGGTGCGCTTCTATCGCGAGATCGCCCCGCATTTGTCAGCTAGGGTGCCGCAAACCTATGCCTGCGAAGTTTCGGAAGACGGGGGCGAATTCATCCTTCTGTTCGAGGATTTGGGGCCAGCGCGCGGCGGCAATCAGATTGCAGGCTGCACCATTGAGGACGCGCGGCAAGGCATCCGTCAGGCCGCGGCCATCCACGCCTCCACTTGGGGACGCGGGGAGCTTATCGGCAAGGAATGGCTCAAAGCGCCAGAGCCCGTCATCGCCCAGTTGAATGCCATGTACCCGCACGCTCAGGCCACGTTTAGAGAACGCTACGCCAACGTGCTTGAGCCTGAATATATGGAGCTGTGCGAACGCTATGCGCCGTATTTCGCCGCTTTGGGTGAGTATTTCAAACCGGCCCAATGCCTTGTCCATGGGGACTTTCGGCTCGACAATATGCTGTTCGATATCAAGGGCGGGGCTGAACCCATCGCCATCCTCGATTGGCAGACCGTGGCAAGCGGCCGGGGGATGAGCGATGTCGCCTATTTCCTTGGCACTGGTATCGGAAACGACCTTCGCCGCGCGCATGAGGATGAGCTTTTGCAGCTTTACCTCGATGAAATGAACGCAAGAGGCGTTTCGCTCACCCGCGAGGACATCTGGCTCGACTATCGCATCGGCGCGCTAAGCGGTCTTTCCACTGGCGTGTTCAGCGCCGCTTTCGTTGAGCGGACGCAGAGGGGCGATGCCAATTTCCTGTCCATGGTTCGCGGGGCGTGCGGACTTGCGCTCGACCACGGATCGCTCGACGCGCTTTTGGAGGTGCAAAAATGA
- a CDS encoding SulP family inorganic anion transporter, protein MTKALSFGENFRRDWLAQPRADILAGIVVALALIPEAIGFALIAGVDPSVGLYASVAIAMVIAFTGGRPGMISAATAAVAVVVIPLVRDYGVEYLFAATILMGIFQGIAALLRLNLLMQFVSRSVITGFVNALAILIFMAQIPQLMPGNEGVGPWTWAMVAIGLAIIYGFPRITTKVPSPLVAIILLTAATIYWGLPVNNVAGEGELPSGLPTFAIPDVPLTWETFLIIAPYSATMAAVGLLESFLTAQIVDDMTHTDSNKRREGAGQGIANIVAAFFGGMGGCAMIGQSVINVASGGRGRLSTFTAGAFLLFLLTVLGPYVGQVPMPALVAVMIMVSIGTFSWNSIPNLRRHPATSSIVMVATVVVVVWTHDLALGVLVGVLLSGIFFAQKVKNLFTVERVRRPHSAVYHVTGEIFFASVEKFQDLLGPESQYEDAAHHVVIDVSKAHFWDISAIGALEKAVERMRRNGRHTRVVGLNAASADLFDKYALEDRTGLELGLAPH, encoded by the coding sequence ATGACCAAGGCTCTCTCCTTTGGGGAAAATTTCCGCCGTGATTGGCTGGCTCAGCCGCGCGCTGACATTCTGGCAGGCATCGTTGTTGCGCTTGCCCTGATTCCTGAAGCGATTGGCTTTGCGCTTATCGCAGGGGTGGATCCAAGCGTTGGCCTTTATGCGAGCGTCGCGATTGCGATGGTCATTGCCTTTACCGGCGGTCGTCCGGGCATGATTTCAGCCGCAACCGCTGCGGTGGCAGTGGTGGTGATCCCCTTGGTGCGCGATTACGGGGTCGAATATCTCTTCGCTGCGACCATTCTGATGGGTATTTTCCAGGGGATCGCAGCGCTTTTGCGGCTTAACCTGCTGATGCAGTTCGTCAGCCGCAGCGTGATCACAGGCTTCGTCAACGCGCTCGCGATCCTTATCTTCATGGCGCAAATCCCGCAGCTTATGCCGGGTAACGAAGGCGTTGGACCGTGGACATGGGCGATGGTCGCCATTGGCCTTGCGATTATCTACGGATTCCCGCGCATCACGACCAAAGTGCCAAGCCCGCTGGTGGCGATCATCCTGTTGACGGCAGCGACGATTTACTGGGGCCTTCCGGTTAACAATGTGGCTGGCGAAGGTGAGCTTCCCAGCGGCCTTCCCACATTCGCCATTCCCGATGTGCCGCTCACATGGGAAACCTTCCTTATCATCGCGCCATATTCGGCGACCATGGCAGCGGTCGGCCTTCTGGAAAGCTTCCTCACCGCGCAAATCGTCGATGACATGACCCACACCGACAGCAACAAGCGGCGCGAAGGTGCAGGGCAAGGCATCGCCAATATCGTTGCGGCCTTCTTCGGCGGCATGGGTGGCTGCGCGATGATCGGGCAATCGGTGATCAATGTGGCTTCGGGTGGGCGAGGGCGCTTGTCGACCTTTACCGCGGGCGCGTTCTTGCTTTTCCTTTTGACGGTGCTTGGCCCTTATGTGGGGCAGGTTCCTATGCCTGCGCTGGTCGCGGTGATGATCATGGTCAGCATCGGCACCTTCAGCTGGAATTCTATCCCCAATCTGCGCCGTCACCCGGCGACCAGCTCCATTGTGATGGTTGCAACTGTCGTGGTCGTCGTGTGGACCCACGATCTGGCGCTTGGCGTGCTGGTCGGTGTGCTGCTTTCGGGCATTTTCTTTGCTCAGAAGGTCAAAAACCTCTTCACCGTCGAACGCGTGCGCCGCCCGCACAGCGCGGTTTATCACGTGACAGGCGAGATTTTCTTTGCCAGCGTTGAGAAGTTTCAAGACCTGCTTGGCCCGGAAAGCCAATATGAAGACGCAGCGCATCACGTGGTGATCGACGTATCCAAAGCGCATTTCTGGGACATCTCAGCCATCGGCGCGCTTGAAAAAGCGGTTGAGCGGATGCGCCGCAATGGCCGTCACACGCGGGTTGTCGGGCTCAATGCGGCGAGCGCTGACTTGTTCGACAAATACGCGCTCGAAGATCGCACCGGGCTTGAACTGGGACTTGCCCCTCACTGA
- a CDS encoding 2-hydroxychromene-2-carboxylate isomerase, which translates to MANRVELIFDFVSPNAYLIWWPLRELVKRTGAELDVTPVFLGGMHKLTGNAPPMIRNKDVKGKVEYDMLEFQRFIAKHQLNNFKMHPQFPFNSITLQRMLYAADQDGRGVQFAEGLLPAIWEKGIDVLNPEAIGAAVQAAGFDAKDLFERNQTQEVKDGLVANTSQAVDRGAFGIPTMFVGPKGGETQMFFGKERLSQIEEELTKG; encoded by the coding sequence ATGGCAAACAGAGTTGAGTTGATTTTCGATTTTGTGAGCCCCAATGCCTATCTCATCTGGTGGCCCTTGCGCGAACTGGTCAAACGCACCGGGGCAGAGCTTGATGTGACGCCGGTATTCCTTGGCGGGATGCATAAGCTGACCGGCAATGCCCCGCCGATGATCCGCAACAAGGATGTGAAGGGCAAGGTCGAGTATGATATGCTCGAATTCCAGCGTTTTATTGCCAAGCATCAACTCAACAATTTCAAGATGCACCCACAATTCCCGTTCAATTCCATCACTTTGCAGCGGATGCTTTACGCGGCGGATCAGGATGGGAGAGGCGTGCAATTTGCAGAAGGCCTGCTGCCCGCAATCTGGGAAAAGGGCATTGATGTTCTTAATCCAGAGGCCATTGGCGCAGCGGTTCAGGCGGCGGGCTTTGATGCGAAAGACCTGTTCGAAAGAAACCAGACCCAAGAGGTAAAAGACGGCCTTGTCGCCAATACATCCCAAGCGGTGGATCGCGGCGCGTTTGGCATCCCGACGATGTTTGTGGGACCAAAGGGCGGCGAGACACAAATGTTCTTTGGCAAAGAGCGTCTTTCACAGATTGAAGAAGAGCTGACAAAGGGTTAG